TTCCCCTCTGGGGGCGACATCTAACAAATACCCGCGAATTCGGGTACGCCTGCGAAATGGGGAAACGTACCTGTGTTCGCTTGATTACCCTCGGTTATCGAAGCGTCAATGTGACCAATCCGTATCCATTCACTATGACGACATGCGCGATCGTGGCGGGCATCATGCGTAACGTGACCGAGGGATGCGTCGCCGACGCCAAGGCCGGGGTAAGGCTTGCGACGAGATCGGATGAGTCCGACCTCAGGGATCTGACGAGCCTTGCCGTGCAGGGGGATCGCAGCGCGATCGAATCATTGCTGGGCCGCTTGCGGCCCATGGTGGTGCGCTATTGCCGCGCCAGGCTCGGCCGGGTCTCCGGTCATTACCACATAGCCGACGACGTGGCCCAGGAGGTGTGCATCGCGGTCCTGGCCGCGCTGCCGCGTTACCGGGACATGGGCCGGCCGTTCGCGTCGTTCGTCTTCGGCATCGCCTCGCACAAGGTGGCGGACGCGCTGCGCAGCTCGGTGCGGTCCGCCGTGCCGACCCAGGACCTGCCGGACGGTCCCGACCAGGGGCCGGGGCCGGAGGAGACCGTGGTGCGGTACATCGAGGCCGAGCACGCGCGAGCGCTGCTGTCCCGCCTTCCCGACAACCAGCGTGAGCTGATCATCTTGCGCGTGGTGTCAGGACTGTCGGCGGAGGAGACGGGTAACGTACTCGGTATGTCACCAGGTGCGGTTCGCGTCGCTCAGCATCGGGCCCTGGCCAGGTTGCGTGCGATGGCCGAGCTGGAGTCGATAGCTTGACCTCTCTGCGGCCGGCACGCCGGGTGCGCAGGCACGGGCCGGAGGCCGACCCGGCGGTGCTCCGGACGGATGATGTGCTCGACGCGCTGGCGCGCCGGGAGCCGGCGCCGGACGGCGGTGACGCCGCCGTGCGCCTGCTGCGCGCGCTCACCGAGGACGTCGATCAGCGGCTCTCCTCGGTGTCGATCACGCCGTCGACGTAGCCTCGCGCGTATTCCCAGCTCACGTAGTGGGCCGGGTCGGGCTCGAAGGCCGGCTCGTGGACCTGGGGCCGTCCGTGGTTGATCATCTGGCGCAGGTTCCCCCGCAGGAGATCCCACCCGAAGTAGTGTTGTTCACCGCATTCAGGGCAGTCCAGGCACAGGCCGAGGATGCCCCGCGGTTCGAGCAGCGAGCGAAAGACCTCGACGTCGGCGAGGTCGGTGAGGGCCTCCTCGCGCTCCGCCAAGGTCAGCGGCTCGCAGGGGGCGGACTCGCCGAGCACCGCCGTGGGGTCGTTCGGGTCGTCCGCGAACGGATCGCGGGGGACATCTTCCAGCACGCATTCCACCTTATGACCCTTGGTTGTCCTGGTGAGAGAAAGTGCCGGTAAGCGGACATCCCATCGCGTGTCGCCGTCCCGCCGTCCACCGGCGGGACGGGCTCCTGACCTGGGGGCCACTAAACTGGTGGCCCGGGGCCGGCGCCTTTCCCGGTTTTGAGAGCGCCATGGGCAAAAGTGGGGTGACAGGTGGCCAGGTTCACCGAGCAGGGACTGACGTTCGACGACGTGCTCCTTGTGCCCGCGTACTCCGATCTCAACCCCGGGGACGCGGACACCACCACCCGCCTGTCGCGCTCGATCACGCTACGGGTCCCGCTGGTCTCGGCCGCGATGGACACGGTCACCGAGGCCCGCATGGCGGTGGCCATGGCCAGGCAGGGCGGCATCGGCATCCTGCACCGCAACCTGTCGATCGAGGACCAGGCGCAGCAGGCCGACCTGGTGAAGCGCTCCGAGGCCGGCATGGTCACCAACCCCGTGACGTGCGCGCCTGACGACACGCTCGCCGACGTCGAGCGGCTGTGCGCCAAGTACCGCATCTCGGGTGTGCCGGTCACCGACCACAGCGGTGTGCTCGTCGGCATCGTCACCAACCGCGACATGCGGTTCGAGGGTGACCACGAGCGGCCGGTGCGCGAGGTCATGACCCCCATGCCGCTGGTCACCGCGCCTGAGGGTGTGCCGCGGGACGAGGCGTTCCGGCTGCTGCGCGACAACAAGGTCGAGAAGCTGCCGCTCGTGGACGCCGGGGGCCGGCTGCGCGGCCTGATCACCGTGAAAGATTTCACCAAGAGCGAGCAGTATCCCCTCGCGACCAAGGACGCGCGCGGCCGTCTGGTGGTCGGCGCGGCGGTGGGGGTCGCCGGTGACGCCGAGAAGCGCGCGCAGGCCCTCATCGAGGCCGGTGTGGACGTCATCGTGGTCGACACCGCGCACGGCCACTCGCGCGGGGTGTGCGACATGGTCGCCAAGATCAAGGCCAGCTCGCAGGTGGACGTCATCGGCGGCAACGTCGCGACCCGCGCCGGCGCGCAGGCCCTCATCGACGCCGGCGCCGACGCCGTCAAGGTCGGTGTGGGTCCCGGCTCCATCTGCACCACCCGCGTCGTGGCCGGCGTCGGCGCGCCGCAGGTGACGGCGATCCACGAGGCGTCGCTGGCGGCCGGTCCGGCCGGCGTCCCGGTGATCGGCGACGGCGGCCTGCAGTACTCCGGCGACATCGCCAAGGCACTCGCCGCCGGCGCGGACACCGTGATGCTCGGTTCGCTGCTCGCCGGCTGCGAGGAGTCACCCGGTGAGCTGATCTTCATCAACGGCAAGCAGTTCAAGTCGTACCGCGGCATGGGCTCGCTCGGCGCGGTGCGCAACCGTGAGCGCGGCGGCTCCTACAGCAAGGACCGCTACTTCCAGGAGACCGTCGCCAGCGAGGACAAGTACATCCCCGAGGGCATCGAGGGCCAGGTCCCCTACCGCGGCCCGGTCGCCGCCGTCGCGCACCAGCTCGTCGGCGGCCTGCGCCAGGGCATGTGGTACACCGGCTCGCGCACCATCGCCGAGCTCCACCAGAACGGCCAGTTGATGCCGATCACCGCCGCGGGCCTCAAGGAGAGCCACCCCCACGACATCCAGATGACCGTCGAGGCCCCCAATTACCACGGCCGCTGAACCCGCGTCCGGGATGTACCGGGTCGTGGCGGGGTAGGACGTTGTGGGCTTCCGGCGTCGACGAGGAACGGAACGAGCGAGAGCATGAGTCAGGTTGAGATCGGCCGGGGCAAGAGCGGCCGCCGCGGGTTCGAGCTGGACGAGATCGGCATCGTGCCGTCGCGGCGCACCCGCGACCCCGAGGAGGTGTCGATCGCGTGGCAGATCGACGCCTACCGCTTCGAGCTCCCCGTCGTGGTGAGCCCGATGGACAGCGTGGTCTCGCCGACCACCGCGATCCAGATCGGCCGCCTCGGCGGCCTGGCCGTGCTGGACCTCGAAGGGCTGTGGACCCGCTACGAGGACCCGGCGTCGCTGCTGTCGGAGGTCGCCGAGCTCCAGGGTGAGGCGGCCACCCGCCGCCTGCAGGAGATCTACTCGGCGCCGATCAGCGACGAGCTCATCGGCCGCCGCATCGAGGAGGTCCGCTCCGCCGGGGTGACCACCGCGGCCCGGCTGTCGCCGCAGCGCACCGCGCAGCACTACAAGGCTGTGGTCGACGCCGGCGCCGACATCTTCGTGATCCGCGGCACGACCGTCTCGGCCGAGCACGTCTCCGGCCGCGCCGAGCCGCTCAACCTCAAGCAGTTCATCTACGAGCTCGACGTCCCGGTGGTCGTGGGGGGCTGCGCCACCTACACCGCGGCGCTCCACCTGATGCGCACCGGGGCCGCCGGTGTGCTCGTCGGCTTCGGCGGCGGCTCCGGCCACACCACCCGCACCGTGC
The window above is part of the Sphaerisporangium rubeum genome. Proteins encoded here:
- a CDS encoding sigma-70 family RNA polymerase sigma factor, whose translation is MRNVTEGCVADAKAGVRLATRSDESDLRDLTSLAVQGDRSAIESLLGRLRPMVVRYCRARLGRVSGHYHIADDVAQEVCIAVLAALPRYRDMGRPFASFVFGIASHKVADALRSSVRSAVPTQDLPDGPDQGPGPEETVVRYIEAEHARALLSRLPDNQRELIILRVVSGLSAEETGNVLGMSPGAVRVAQHRALARLRAMAELESIA
- a CDS encoding DUF5319 family protein, which translates into the protein MLEDVPRDPFADDPNDPTAVLGESAPCEPLTLAEREEALTDLADVEVFRSLLEPRGILGLCLDCPECGEQHYFGWDLLRGNLRQMINHGRPQVHEPAFEPDPAHYVSWEYARGYVDGVIDTEESR
- the guaB gene encoding IMP dehydrogenase, whose protein sequence is MARFTEQGLTFDDVLLVPAYSDLNPGDADTTTRLSRSITLRVPLVSAAMDTVTEARMAVAMARQGGIGILHRNLSIEDQAQQADLVKRSEAGMVTNPVTCAPDDTLADVERLCAKYRISGVPVTDHSGVLVGIVTNRDMRFEGDHERPVREVMTPMPLVTAPEGVPRDEAFRLLRDNKVEKLPLVDAGGRLRGLITVKDFTKSEQYPLATKDARGRLVVGAAVGVAGDAEKRAQALIEAGVDVIVVDTAHGHSRGVCDMVAKIKASSQVDVIGGNVATRAGAQALIDAGADAVKVGVGPGSICTTRVVAGVGAPQVTAIHEASLAAGPAGVPVIGDGGLQYSGDIAKALAAGADTVMLGSLLAGCEESPGELIFINGKQFKSYRGMGSLGAVRNRERGGSYSKDRYFQETVASEDKYIPEGIEGQVPYRGPVAAVAHQLVGGLRQGMWYTGSRTIAELHQNGQLMPITAAGLKESHPHDIQMTVEAPNYHGR
- a CDS encoding GuaB3 family IMP dehydrogenase-related protein, whose translation is MSQVEIGRGKSGRRGFELDEIGIVPSRRTRDPEEVSIAWQIDAYRFELPVVVSPMDSVVSPTTAIQIGRLGGLAVLDLEGLWTRYEDPASLLSEVAELQGEAATRRLQEIYSAPISDELIGRRIEEVRSAGVTTAARLSPQRTAQHYKAVVDAGADIFVIRGTTVSAEHVSGRAEPLNLKQFIYELDVPVVVGGCATYTAALHLMRTGAAGVLVGFGGGSGHTTRTVLGVAVPMATAIGDVAAARRDYLDESGGRYVHVIADGGMTSSGDIAKAIACGSDAVMVGSPLARASEAPGRGHHWGSESHHPDLPRGARVEVGTIGSLQEILHGPSTVADGSMNLMGALRRTMATAGYSDIKEFQRVEVVVAPQQH